A single Xiphias gladius isolate SHS-SW01 ecotype Sanya breed wild chromosome 22, ASM1685928v1, whole genome shotgun sequence DNA region contains:
- the ptpn23a gene encoding tyrosine-protein phosphatase non-receptor type 23 codes for MEAVPRMPMIWLDLKEAGEFQFSPSVRQFILKNYGENPDNYNEQLKKLETLRQSAVNVTRDFEGCSTLRKYFGQLHYLQSRVPMGAGQEAAVPISWTEIFSGKTVTHDDISYEQACILYNLGALHSMLGAMDNRVSEEGMKVSCTHFQCSAGAFSYLRDHFSHNFSVDMSHQILNLNINLMLGQAQECLLEKSMLDNRKSFLVARISAQVVDYYKEACRALENSETASMLGKIQKDWKKLVQMKIYYFAAIAHLHMGKQAEEQQKYGERLAYLQSSLDKLSEAIKLAKGQPDSVQEALRFTMDVIGGKFNSAKKDNDFIYHETVPSLETLASVKGAPLVKALPVNPTDPSVTGPDLFAKLVPMAAHEASSLYSEEKAKLLRDVMAKIESKNETLEQFMDSLGLEPESVDNLDMYSHIPPVLMEKCAALSVRPDTVKSLIQSMQVLSGVFTDVESSLKEIRDVLEADEAGERALQEAGGPAAGEMHPAVQGQALAEIRRDLEKYMEAHEKASFTNTELHRAMNLHISNLRLLGGPLESLRDALPRPQLSEEEVAGLQCMKRILGKVQEMREQRSSLETQLRDLIQQDDITSTLVTTDRADMKHIFEDQLKKYEQVKVYIDQNLAAQENILKALTEANVQYASVRKGLSQTEQQWNSTVQGLVGSYEAYEDLMKKSQEGKEFYDDLEAKASRLLEKAKTLCQTRAEERKPVLEKETQKKPPARPTAAKPSLKPKAPDADSACSSLEDPELAQLSAAILALGGDLPEELRSLPPDIPSLPTTHLPGPETFIAPGANLGGSSSLPWPGAPAAGFPRFPANLPPPELLARIAQFPTSGALATQVPLPRGPLPQMTPQMPPQMPTQATVSGYRPSPPQAPHPGIVAPTPIRPSTTTVDSIQAPIPSYAPTPHHPVPPAASAGYTVPPQMGAYPQFMHQPGMPIRAPGQTPAAQHQQQKHTQQYPQPTGQPLPQGYQPGPRPVPGPHPPLQTQQAYPHGYMPPRPVVPPQYQQAFPGQLQPHQQNGFQPQPQIPQGYQTSQGFVPQQHPQMMPGSMPRPPQAQMPPQTAHPQIPPTSQPAPPVSQPYLPHPNQQMPPGLPHQHMLPQQQQISMLPNAQQIPPHPQMQIPVGPRAQMPPTSQPMPPVSQNYMPPPSQPIHPSLHPQVPPASQPHMVPGSQVHLPRGPVPQMPTIALPQQHHPHPGQPPLPNMPQQPMRMPSQPQAQPPHSGGVCYPGGAPMMPQQPLAPQPAAPQQPQAPLPMTHPQPSTMYPAPGPNVPPSAPQQPTALGPHGPHVPSAQHMIQPSPGGSSAAQPPSTVPPSPSPSPSPAPSPGPTSLGLNPQQRPTPAPTPGATAPPTLPSPSAVSSSTSLFQRQHSSTDDLLSSSPESQPGGTKAPTNVLQPTKADPQDGERRKKSSQGVLLIQGDPYQAPERVARLHSELERYRGQVDSLEHPTEIEGGLSVLDARWKELQDQQEKDARQLSIAIARCYTMKNRHQDVMPYDLNRVVLQSGKDDYINASYVEDLSPYCPRLIATQAPLTGTAADFWLMVYEQKVSLIVMLVSEQELEKGKVLRYFPTERGQPLSQGPITLSLTTQKTTPTHVERMISLQYRDQSLKRTVVHLQFTSWPELGLPDSKSNLLRFIQEVHGHYLHQRPLHTPVVVHCSSGVGRTGAFCLLYAALQELEAGNGIPDLPLLVKKMRQQRKNMLQEKLHLKFCFEAVLKHAEHVLQRHGIATATCSKTTNSAATKPYSRQESQQDIVLGGDMPISSIQATIAKLSIRPPSATDPAMEAPCGPEEQVGTILPDLDALGDIQPFQDPCRPTEAQPPSSFSPPLSSPAHSPPPPNGLEAVSPSPPAANQQPVPEAAPSVSPPPASSDPAPSSLQLLASLTAEAFSMEGGGRGKQRVTKQSFLQPAEGQGLHGTRGDEGDDPLSSLDPLWSLNKR; via the exons ATGGAGGCGGTCCCCCGGATGCCGATGATCTGGCTGGATCTGAAGGAGGCAGGGGAGTTCCAGTTCAGCCCGTCCGTCAGGCAG TTCATCTTGAAGAACTACGGAGAGAATCCGGACAACTACAACGAGCAGCTGAAGAAACTGGAGACACTACGACAG AGCGCGGTGAATGTGACGAGGGATTTCGAGGGGTGCAGCACGCTGAGGAAGTACTTCGGCCAGCTGCATTACCTCCAGAGCCGAGTGCCCATGGGGGCGGGCCAGGAGGCTGCTGTACCCATCTCATG GACTGAaattttctctggaaaaacagTCACCCATGATGACATCAGCTACGAGCAAGCCTGCATCCTCTACAACCTTG GGGCCCTGCACTCCATGTTGGGAGCCATGGATAACAGGGTGTCCGAGGAG GGGATGAAGGTGTCGTGCACCCACTTCCAGTGCTCTGCTGGGGCTTTCTCCTACCTGAGAGACCATTTCAGCCACAACTTCAGTGTGGACATGAGCCACCAGATCCTTAACCTCAACATCAACCTTATGCTG GGCCAGGCTCAGGAGTGTCTTCTGGAGAAATCCATGTTGGACAACAGGAAGAGTTTCCTGGTCGCCCGCATCAGCGCTCAG GTGGTGGATTACTATAAAGAGGCCTGCAGGGCTCTGGAGAACTCAGAGACGGCCTCCATGCTGGGAAAGATCCAGAAGGACTGGAAGAAACTGGTTCAGATGAAGATCTACTACTTTGCTGCTATTGCACAT cTTCATATGGGAAAACaggcagaggagcagcagaagtACGGAGAGCGG TTGGCGTATCTGCAGAGCTCCTTGGATAAACTCAGTGAAGCCATCAAGCTGGCCAAG GGTCAACCTGACAGTGTGCAAGAGGCCTTGAGATTCACCATGGATGTTATCGGTGGAAA GTTTAATTCAGCCAAAAAGGACAATGACTTCATCTATCATGAGACCGTTCCTTCTCTGGAGACTCTGGCCTCAGTCAAAG GTGCACCACTGGTGAAAGCTCTACCAGTCAACCCCACTGACCCCAGTGTCACCGGACCAGACCTGTTCGCCAAGTTGGTGCCAATGGCGGCCCATGAAGCCTCTTCTCTGTACAG tgaAGAGAAGGCCAAGCTGCTGAGGGACGTCATGGCCAAGATAGAAAGCAAGAACGAAACGCTGGA GCAGTTCATGGACTCTCTGGGCTTGGAGCCGGAGTCGGTGGACAACCTGGACATGTACAGTCACATTCCTCCGGTCCTGATGGAAAAATGTGCTGCGCTCAGCGTCCGACCCGACACCGTCAAGAGCCTCATCCAGTCCATGCAGG TGCTCTCAGGCGTCTTCACTGATGTGGAGTCTTCACTAAAGGAGATCAGAGACGTCCTAGAGGCAGATGAGGCCGGCGAGCGAGCCCTCCAGGAGGCTGGCGGGCCCGCTGCGGGCGAGATGCACCCAGCAGTGCAGGGCCAGGCTCTGGCAGAGATCCGCAGGGACCTGGAGAAGTACATGGAGGCCCACGAGAAGGCCAGTTTCACCAACACGGAGCTCCACCGGGCCATGAACCTACACATCAGCAACCTGCGTCTGTTGGGGGGGCCACTGGAAAGTCTGAGAGATGCCCTGCCCCGGCCCCAGCTCAGTGAAG AGGAAGTAGCAGGTCTGCAGTGTATGAAGAGGATCCTGGGTAAGGTGCAGGAAATGAGGGAACAAAGAAGCTCTTTGGAGACACAGCTCCGCGACCTAATCCAGCAGGACGACATCACTTCCACCCTTGTCACCACAGACAGGGCTGACATGAAG CATATATTTGAGGACCAGCTTAAGAAGTACGAGCAGGTGAAGGTGTACATTGACCAGAACCTGGCTGCTCAGGAGAACATCCTGAAGGCCCTGACAGAGGCAAATGTCCAGTACGCTTCAGTTCGCAAGGGCCTGAGCCAGACTGAGCAGCAGTGGAACAGCACCGTCCAGGGACTGGTGGGCTCGTACGAAGCATACGAGGACCTGATGAAGAAGTCACAGGAGGGGAAGGAGTTCTATGATGACCTGGAGGCCAAAGCATCCCGTCTGCTGGAGAAAGCGAAGACTCTGTGTCAGACgagggcagaggagaggaagccCGTCCTGGAAAA AGAGACCCAGAAAAAGCCCCCAGCACGGCCTACAGCAGCTAAGCCCTCCCTGAAGCCAAAGGCTCCAGATGCCGACTCTGCTTGCTCTAGTCTGGAGGACCCGGAGTTGGCCCAGCTCAGTGCGGCCATCTTGGCCTTGGGGGGTGACCTACCTGAGGAGCTGCGCAGCCTCCCCCCCGACATTCCTTCCCTCCCCACCACTCATCTGCCTGGTCCTGAAACCTTCATCGCCCCTGGTGCTAACCTGGGCGGCAGCAGCTCTCTACCTTGGCCTGGTGCTCCAGCTGCTGGTTTTCCTCGCTTTCCTGCCAACCTGCCGCCTCCAGAACTTTTGGCGCGGATAGCTCAGTTTCCTACTTCAGGGGCTCTGGCAACACAGGTACCCTTGCCACGCGGGCCCCTCCCTCAGATGACTCCACAGATGCCTCCGCAAATGCCAACCCAGGCAACAGTGTCAGGTTATCGGCCATCCCCTCCTCAAGCTCCCCATCCTGGTATTGTTGCCCCTACACCAATCCGGCCCTCGACCACCACTGTGGACAGCATCCAGGCCCCTATTCCCAGCTACGCCCCTACACCACACCATCCTGTCCCACCTGCAGCCTCAGCTGGCTACACTGTACCACCGCAGATGGGGGCCTATCCCCAGTTTATGCACCAACCAGGGATGCCCATTCGAGCCCCAGGCCAAACTCCTGCAGCCCAACATCAACAGCAGAAGCATACACAGCAGTACCCCCAGCCCACTGGGCAACCACTGCCTCAGGGGTACCAGCCTGGACCAAGGCCCGTTCCTGgtcctcaccctcctctccaGACCCAGCAAGCCTACCCACATGGATATATGCCCCCGCGGCCTGTCGTTCCTCCCCAGTATCAGCAGGCATTCCCAGGTCAGCTGCAGCCACATCAACAAAATGGCTTTCAGCCCCAGCCTCAAATACCCCAAGGCTATCAGACTTCCCAGGGCTTTGTGCCCCAGCAGCACCCCCAGATGATGCCAGGCTCAATGCCAAGGCCACCTCAGGCCCAGATGCCACCTCAAACTGCACACCCACAAATACCCCCAACTTCTCAGCCAGCACCCCCTGTATCTCAGCCCTACTTGCCCCATCCGAACCAACAGATGCCCCCTGGACTCCCTCACCAACACATGTTGccacaacagcaacaaatcTCAATGCTCCCCAATGCCCAACAGATTCCGCCACACCCACAAATGCAGATTCCAGTTGGTCCTAGAGCACAGATGCCTCCCACAAGTCAGCCAATGCCGCCAGTCTCACAGAACTACATGCCTCCCCCTAGCCAGCCAATTCACCCTTCCCTACACCCACAGGTGCCTCCTGCCTCACAACCTCATATGGTCCCTGGTTCTCAGGTCCACCTGCCAAGGGGTCCTGTGCCCCAAATGCCCACCATTGCACTACCCCAACAGCATCATCCCCACCCCGGACAGCCTCCTTTACCAAACATGCCCCAGCAGCCCATGCGGATGCCCAGCCAACCCCAGGCTCAACCCCCTCATTCTGGTGGAGTGTGCTACCCAGGAGGGGCTCCAATGATGCCTCAGCAGCCCCTGGCACCACAGCCTGCAGCTCCCCAGCAACCACAGGCCCCTCTTCCCATGACCCATCCACAGCCTTCTACTATGTACCCAGCTCCGGGACCCAATGTACCTCCAAGTGCCCCACAGCAACCCACTGCCCTGGGCCCACATGGTCCGCATGTTCCCTCTGCTCAGCACATGATCCAGCCCTCTCCTGGAGGTTCTTCAGCAGCTCAACCACCTAGCACTGtccctccttccccttccccttccCCCTCTCCAGCTCCCTCTCCAGGTCCTACCTCTCTGGGTCTAAACCCCCAGCAGAGGCCCACACCAGCCCCCACCCCTGGAGCCACAGCCCCACCcactcttccctctccctctgccgTCTCTTCCTCCACATCACTTTTTCAACGCCAGCACTCAAGCACAGATGACCTCCTCTCCTCGAGTCCAGAGAGTCAACCTGGAGGCACCAAGGCCCCCACCAATGTCCTCCAACCCACTAAAGCTGACCCGCAGGATGGGGAGCGTCGAAAGAAGAGCTCCCAGGGAGTTCTCCTGATCCAGGGTGACCCATACCAAGCTCCAGAGCGTGTCGCCCGGCTTCATAGTGAACTGGAACGTTATAGAGGCCAAGTAGATTCCCTGGAGCACCCCACAGAGATTGAGGGTGGCCTATCAGTGCTGGATGCCCGCTGGAAAGAGCTTCAGGACCAGCAGGAGAAGGATGCCCGCCAACTCTCCATCGCCATCGCCCGCTGCTACACCATGAAGAACCGTCACCAGGATGTCATGCCCTATGACCTCAACCGTGTGGTGCTGCAGTCCGGCAAAGACGACTACATCAACGCCAGCTATGTGGAAGACTTGTCGCCATACTGCCCACGCCTTATTGCAACGCAGGCTCCACTCACCGGCACGGCGGCGGACTTTTGGCTGATGGTGTATGAGCAGAAGGTGTCACTGATAGTCATGCTGGTTTCAGAGCAGGAGCTGGAAAAG GGAAAAGTTCTGCGCTACTTCCCCACAGAGCGCGGCCAGCCTCTCTCTCAGGGACCAATAACACTCAGCCTTACCACGCAGAAGACTACACCGACACACGTGGAGCGCATGATCAGCCTGCAGTACCGCGACCAAAGCCTGAAGCGCACTGTCGTCCATCTCCAGTTCACCTCCTGGCCGGAACT gGGTCTCCCCGACAGCAAGAGCAACCTGCTGCGATTCATCCAGGAGGTTCACGGACACTACCTCCACCAGAGGCCCTTACACACACCTGTTGTGGTGCACTGCAG CTCGGGTGTTGGGCGCACCGGCGCCTTCTGCCTGCTGTACGCGGccctgcaggagctggaggcaGGAAACGGGATCCCAGACCTCCCACTGCTGGTGAAGAAGATGAGACAGCAGAGGAAGAACATGCTACAGGAGAAG CTCCACCTGAAGTTCTGCTTTGAGGCTGTGTTGAAGCACGCTGAGCACGTCCTCCAGCGCCACGGCATCGCTACCGCTACCTGCAGCAAGACCACCAACTCCGCGGCCACCAAG CCTTACTCCAGACAGGAGTCCCAGCAGGATATCGTCCTCGGTGGTGACATGCCCATCAGCTCCATCCAAGCCACCATCGCCAAGCTCAGCATCCGGCCGCCCAGCGCCACAGATCCGGCCATGGAGGCGCCATGTGGCCCGGAGGAGCAGGTCGGCACCATCCTACCTGACCTCGACGCTCTGGGTGACATCCAGCCGTTCCAGGACCCCTGTCGCCCAACGGAAGCCCAGCCCCCTTCCTCCTTCAGCCCGCCTCTCTCCTCCCCCGCCCACTCTCCGCCTCCACCCAATGGCTTGGAAGCCGTCTCCCCGTCCCCTCCGGCAGCCAACCAGCAGCCCGTCCCAGAGGCTGCGCCCAGCGTCAGCCCGCCTCCTGCTTCCTCTGATCCGGCTCCTTCGTCTCTGCAGCTGTTGGCCTCGCTGACAGCCGAGGCCTTCTCCATGGAGGGAGGAGGCCGGGGGAAGCAGCGGGTGACCAAGCAGAGCTTCCTGCAGCCGGCGGAGGGTCAGGGTCTCCACGGGACTCGGGGGGACGAAGGTGACGACCCGCTCAGTAGCCTGGACCCCCTCTGGAGCCTCAACAAGCGCTGA